A DNA window from Phycisphaerales bacterium AB-hyl4 contains the following coding sequences:
- a CDS encoding VanZ family protein produces MIDLEAWLGRRIDGWLAAQPGPGGLDRPTSRALVTVRVMLVGYWVALALGTHWPSLTLVEGDTGVLQVNKALHVSAFAGLTLLLTLAMPAGRRRGGPRGWVVQATVAAAIAGVYSIIDEVTQVFVDRRASMADIVANLIGVTGMYLVLASLWSRAAIRRGSSGAAAVTGARWMVVTARGLLLVGGPLLFLLAVLPAGHDFLVWVGRRVLGPQPQPGPGWWLHFFTAMGCTWLLACGLVAGRRRPALSALVTIAGMGLAGPMIEMIQARTGRSYNVEDVYANSWGILIAIMVWAVVLAWWTLVREHDAARDRLDPGDESTN; encoded by the coding sequence GTGATCGATTTGGAAGCATGGCTTGGCAGACGGATTGATGGATGGCTTGCGGCGCAGCCGGGGCCGGGTGGCCTGGATCGGCCGACGTCGCGGGCGCTGGTGACGGTGCGGGTGATGCTGGTGGGGTATTGGGTGGCGCTCGCGTTGGGAACGCATTGGCCGAGCCTTACGTTGGTGGAGGGGGATACGGGGGTGTTGCAGGTGAACAAGGCGTTGCACGTGTCGGCGTTTGCGGGGCTGACGTTGCTTTTGACGCTGGCAATGCCGGCCGGCCGACGGCGGGGCGGGCCGAGGGGCTGGGTGGTGCAGGCGACGGTGGCGGCGGCGATCGCGGGGGTGTACTCGATCATAGACGAGGTGACGCAGGTGTTCGTTGATCGGCGAGCGAGCATGGCGGACATCGTGGCGAACCTCATCGGTGTGACGGGCATGTACCTGGTACTTGCGTCGCTGTGGTCGCGGGCGGCGATTCGACGGGGCAGCAGTGGGGCGGCAGCGGTGACAGGGGCGAGGTGGATGGTGGTGACGGCGAGGGGGTTGCTGCTGGTGGGCGGGCCGTTGCTGTTCCTGCTGGCAGTGCTGCCGGCGGGGCATGACTTTTTGGTTTGGGTTGGCCGGCGGGTTCTGGGGCCGCAGCCGCAGCCGGGGCCGGGGTGGTGGCTGCACTTTTTTACAGCGATGGGTTGCACATGGTTGCTGGCTTGTGGATTGGTAGCAGGGCGGCGTCGGCCGGCGTTGAGCGCGCTGGTGACGATTGCGGGGATGGGGCTCGCCGGGCCGATGATTGAAATGATCCAGGCGCGCACCGGCCGGTCGTATAACGTCGAGGACGTGTACGCAAACTCGTGGGGGATACTGATAGCGATCATGGTCTGGGCAGTGGTGTTGGCGTGGTGGACGCTGGTGCGGGAGCATGACGCGGCGAGGGATCGGCTTGACCCGGGTGATGAGTCAACGAATTGA
- a CDS encoding ABC-F family ATP-binding cassette domain-containing protein yields MALLLTCENLTKTFGTRSLFEGVALSIQEGDRVGLIGPNGSGKSTLLKILAGLETADVDQPGDGSAKAGITSRKNLRVGYVAQQDAFDEHATLLDVLADGLTDQFHDAHDREQLAYVALSKVGLDDPSVTVGSLSGGWRKRVALARELAREPDVLLMDEPTNHLDVRGIEWLEQILANQPFASVVVTHDRYFLERAVSRVVELNRTYPAGVFSVDGPYSTFLQRRADFLESQQQQQQSLASKVREDIRWLSRGAKARRTKSKSRIDASHGRMDELADLKSRNAPGRAAGVQFAASGRQTQKLLVATGLAKSLGGRLLFRDLDLMLSPGTCIGLLGENGSGKTTLIRLLTGELSPDEGTIKRADNLRTVVFTQAREELDPRQSLRDALAHGGDFVTFRDKPVHVNAWASRFLFDAQQLKVSVGDLSGGEQARILMARLMLKPADLLILDEPTNDLDIASLEVLEQSLSDFPGAIMLVTHDRFMLDRLSTDILALDGAGGAKFYAELAQWQNAQDEAESRQKKRGRSGEADRNDTGSATAVAAPATKVKLSYKEQRELDQMESNITAAEAEVARLEALMADPDVLADHARLTACCRDLESAQAKVTKLYKRWEVLESRRA; encoded by the coding sequence ATGGCTCTGCTACTCACCTGCGAAAACCTCACCAAAACCTTCGGCACACGCTCGCTGTTCGAAGGGGTCGCCCTGTCCATTCAGGAGGGCGATCGCGTCGGCCTGATCGGGCCCAACGGCTCGGGCAAGAGCACGCTGCTGAAAATCCTCGCTGGCCTGGAAACCGCCGACGTGGATCAGCCCGGCGACGGCTCGGCCAAGGCGGGCATCACCTCGCGCAAGAACCTTCGCGTGGGCTACGTTGCCCAGCAGGATGCCTTCGACGAGCACGCCACGTTGCTGGACGTTCTCGCCGACGGCCTCACTGACCAGTTTCACGATGCGCACGACCGCGAACAGTTGGCCTACGTGGCGCTGTCGAAGGTGGGGCTGGATGACCCGTCCGTCACCGTCGGCTCGCTGTCGGGTGGTTGGCGAAAGCGGGTGGCGTTGGCACGGGAGCTGGCACGCGAGCCGGACGTGCTTCTGATGGACGAGCCGACCAACCACCTTGACGTGCGTGGCATCGAGTGGCTGGAGCAGATTCTCGCCAACCAACCGTTCGCGTCGGTGGTGGTGACGCACGACCGGTATTTTCTTGAGCGAGCGGTGAGCCGTGTGGTCGAGTTGAACCGGACCTACCCCGCCGGCGTGTTTTCGGTGGACGGGCCTTACAGTACGTTCCTGCAACGGCGGGCCGACTTTCTCGAATCGCAGCAGCAACAGCAGCAGAGCCTCGCCTCGAAAGTGCGCGAAGACATCCGTTGGCTCAGCCGGGGCGCGAAGGCTCGGCGGACCAAGAGCAAATCGCGCATCGACGCATCGCACGGCCGTATGGACGAGCTGGCCGACCTGAAATCGCGCAACGCCCCCGGTCGTGCCGCGGGCGTGCAATTCGCCGCCAGCGGTCGACAGACACAAAAGCTGCTCGTGGCGACGGGGCTGGCCAAATCGCTGGGCGGGCGATTGCTGTTTCGTGACCTGGACCTCATGCTTTCGCCGGGCACGTGCATCGGCTTGCTGGGCGAAAACGGCAGTGGCAAGACGACACTCATCCGCCTGCTCACCGGCGAACTGTCGCCGGACGAAGGCACGATCAAACGAGCCGACAACCTGCGTACCGTCGTCTTCACCCAGGCCCGTGAAGAGTTGGACCCCCGCCAATCGCTGCGCGACGCCCTCGCCCACGGCGGCGACTTCGTGACCTTCCGCGACAAGCCCGTGCACGTCAACGCCTGGGCCAGCCGATTCCTCTTCGACGCGCAACAACTCAAAGTCAGCGTCGGCGACCTCTCCGGCGGCGAGCAGGCCCGCATCCTCATGGCCCGGCTGATGCTCAAGCCGGCCGACCTGCTGATCCTCGACGAGCCGACCAACGATCTGGACATCGCGTCACTGGAAGTGCTCGAACAAAGCCTGAGCGACTTCCCCGGTGCGATCATGCTCGTCACGCACGACCGGTTCATGCTCGACCGCCTCTCGACCGACATCCTTGCATTGGATGGCGCGGGCGGCGCGAAGTTTTACGCCGAGCTTGCCCAGTGGCAGAACGCTCAGGACGAGGCCGAGTCGCGCCAGAAAAAGCGGGGTCGATCAGGTGAGGCCGACCGTAACGATACCGGCTCGGCCACCGCTGTCGCGGCGCCCGCGACAAAGGTCAAGCTCTCGTACAAAGAGCAACGCGAGTTGGATCAGATGGAGTCGAATATCACCGCCGCCGAGGCCGAAGTCGCCCGGCTGGAAGCGTTGATGGCGGACCCGGACGTGCTGGCGGACCACGCGAGGCTTACAGCGTGTTGCCGCGACTTGGAGTCGGCACAGGCGAAGGTCACGAAGTTGTACAAACGTTGGGAAGTGCTCGAGTCGCGTCGCGCTTGA
- a CDS encoding sigma 54-interacting transcriptional regulator — protein MDRPEQELDILEEISQILGDGLELSQVFQRATAVLTERMDIQRAALVLLDRTSDQLQTIASIGLTRAEQERGRYAVGEGVTGQVLASGQPAVVADIARHPEFLNRTGARQLKGTGGNEKADAEQGEAGAVATSFICVPIRDSEEIVGTISVDKPFVSDARLQADARLLKIIAGCFAQAIRIHNLIQVEKDEWLAENRQLKDNLRSKYRFDNIIGSSPVMLDVLATVSQVATSRATVLLLGETGCGKELFAKAIHFNSPRRDKPLIRINCGALSPQLLESELFGHVKGAFTGAIKDKIGRFEAASGGTIFLDEVGTLDAQLQVKLLRVLQEREFERVGDHHTVKVDVRVIAATNLDLEEEVRKGNFREDLYYRLNVVTLNLPALRSRREDIPKLIDHFLDRYNRENNRDLRKLNRDVLNTLLRYPWPGNVRELENAVERAVVLSNGEEFTEDLLPLQIRMYAQQTRGDGGDESIEALCAKLAEQAIEQYQVHEGEVYNLLTHEVERHLIREALAFNDGVKLRTADFLGINRNTLNKKVKDLGIDTAD, from the coding sequence ATGGACCGACCTGAACAAGAATTAGACATTCTCGAAGAGATAAGCCAGATTCTCGGCGACGGCCTGGAGCTAAGCCAGGTCTTTCAGCGGGCCACGGCCGTGCTGACCGAGCGGATGGATATTCAGCGCGCCGCCCTGGTGTTGCTGGATCGCACCTCGGACCAGCTGCAGACGATCGCGTCGATCGGCCTGACGCGGGCCGAGCAGGAGCGCGGGCGGTACGCCGTGGGCGAGGGCGTGACGGGGCAGGTGCTCGCCAGCGGTCAGCCGGCCGTTGTGGCGGACATTGCACGACACCCGGAATTTCTCAACCGCACCGGCGCCCGTCAGCTCAAGGGAACTGGTGGGAACGAAAAGGCCGACGCCGAGCAAGGCGAAGCCGGGGCCGTGGCGACGAGCTTCATCTGCGTGCCCATCCGTGACAGCGAAGAGATCGTGGGCACGATCAGCGTCGACAAGCCGTTCGTCTCCGACGCCCGCCTTCAGGCCGACGCACGGCTACTTAAGATCATCGCCGGCTGCTTCGCCCAGGCCATCCGCATCCACAACCTCATCCAGGTGGAAAAGGACGAATGGCTCGCGGAGAACCGCCAGCTCAAAGACAACCTTCGCAGCAAGTATCGCTTCGACAACATCATCGGCTCCAGCCCGGTGATGCTCGACGTGCTCGCCACCGTCAGCCAGGTCGCCACCAGCCGGGCCACCGTGCTGCTGCTCGGCGAGACCGGCTGCGGCAAGGAGCTGTTCGCCAAGGCCATCCACTTCAACAGCCCGCGACGCGACAAGCCGCTGATCCGCATCAACTGCGGCGCGCTCTCGCCCCAGCTGCTTGAATCCGAACTGTTCGGCCACGTTAAAGGCGCCTTCACCGGCGCAATCAAAGACAAGATCGGCCGATTCGAGGCAGCCAGCGGCGGCACGATTTTCCTCGATGAAGTCGGCACGCTCGACGCACAGTTGCAAGTCAAGCTGCTGCGCGTGTTGCAGGAACGCGAGTTCGAACGCGTGGGCGATCACCACACCGTCAAGGTCGACGTCCGCGTCATCGCCGCGACCAACCTCGACCTCGAAGAGGAAGTCCGCAAGGGCAACTTCCGCGAAGATCTCTACTACCGACTCAATGTGGTCACGCTCAACCTGCCCGCGCTGCGCTCCCGGCGGGAAGACATCCCGAAACTCATCGACCATTTTCTCGATCGCTACAACCGCGAGAACAATCGCGATCTGCGCAAGCTGAATCGCGATGTGTTGAACACGTTGCTGCGCTATCCATGGCCGGGCAATGTGCGCGAGCTGGAAAACGCCGTCGAGCGGGCGGTGGTGTTGAGCAATGGGGAAGAGTTCACGGAAGACCTCCTGCCCTTGCAGATCCGCATGTACGCCCAGCAGACGCGAGGCGACGGCGGCGACGAGTCGATCGAAGCCTTGTGCGCCAAGTTGGCTGAGCAAGCCATCGAGCAATACCAGGTGCACGAAGGCGAAGTCTATAACCTGCTCACGCACGAAGTCGAGCGCCACCTCATTCGCGAAGCGCTTGCGTTCAATGACGGCGTGAAACTCCGCACCGCTGACTTTCTTGGCATCAATCGCAACACGCTGAACAAGAAAGTCAAAGACCTCGGCATCGACACGGCGGACTGA
- the murJ gene encoding murein biosynthesis integral membrane protein MurJ: MTETVETTSRDADAADAGSDAGDGGFVGSAMLVSLMTLLSRITGLVRDAVLAAVFGLSAIADAFFVGFLVPNLFRRLFGEGALSAAFIPHYTDLLKRDPELAKRFASLCLGLLTVLLVGITLLGELALAGLLAAREWTDTSALAIRLTMLMLPYMPLICLVALIGGVLHVHGRFGPPAAAPLLLNIVMIAAAAWAAWGAGGDSVQVAFIVAYGVLLAGVLQLVWQVAVLLRCTKLTATFAGTWPALRSTLVMLLPMLIGLAVFQINAFLDSLIAIGLSPREGAETFRVFGRDMRYPIETGSVAALQWAQRLYQFPLGVFGIAVATAIFPALAAAAATKADGAMTDNFRKILRHGLQLTVFIGLPASVGLLILREPVTRLIYERGAFATDDAIYVATILAGYAASVWAYSMMHVLTRAFYAMKDSRTPLRIGLSLVGFNLGLNLVLIWPLGAAGLAWSTAISAAMQVVLLLWCIRRYVDHPIDANVWRSWGRTASLSAIMAAVLLPMLWLLDTSSMTTGPLALAVFGLVAMGMGIMLGGAWLLKADELRWLIKRRAT; the protein is encoded by the coding sequence TTGACGGAAACTGTTGAGACAACTTCGCGCGACGCCGACGCGGCCGACGCGGGCAGCGATGCGGGCGATGGCGGGTTCGTCGGCTCGGCGATGCTGGTGAGCCTGATGACGCTGCTGTCACGCATCACGGGCCTCGTGCGCGACGCGGTGCTTGCCGCGGTCTTCGGGCTCAGTGCGATCGCCGACGCGTTTTTTGTCGGCTTCCTCGTGCCGAACCTGTTCCGCCGACTGTTCGGCGAAGGCGCGCTCAGCGCCGCGTTCATCCCGCATTACACCGACCTGCTCAAACGCGACCCGGAACTGGCGAAGCGATTCGCGTCACTTTGCCTGGGGTTGCTCACCGTACTGCTGGTGGGCATTACGCTGCTGGGCGAACTGGCGCTGGCGGGCCTGCTTGCGGCGCGGGAGTGGACGGACACGTCGGCGTTGGCAATTCGACTGACGATGCTGATGCTGCCTTACATGCCGCTGATCTGCCTGGTGGCGTTGATCGGCGGCGTGCTGCATGTGCACGGCCGATTCGGCCCGCCGGCCGCGGCGCCGCTGTTGTTGAATATCGTCATGATCGCAGCCGCGGCATGGGCCGCGTGGGGCGCGGGCGGCGACAGCGTGCAGGTTGCGTTCATCGTCGCGTATGGCGTGCTGCTGGCGGGTGTGTTGCAACTGGTGTGGCAGGTGGCGGTGCTGCTGCGGTGCACGAAGCTGACCGCGACATTTGCGGGGACGTGGCCCGCGCTGCGCAGCACGCTGGTGATGCTGCTGCCGATGCTCATCGGGCTTGCGGTGTTTCAGATCAATGCGTTTCTGGACAGCCTGATTGCGATCGGCCTTTCGCCACGCGAGGGGGCGGAGACGTTTCGCGTGTTCGGACGTGACATGCGGTACCCGATCGAGACCGGCTCGGTGGCGGCGCTGCAATGGGCGCAGCGGCTGTACCAGTTCCCGCTGGGCGTGTTCGGCATTGCGGTGGCGACGGCGATCTTTCCCGCGCTCGCGGCGGCGGCGGCGACGAAGGCCGACGGCGCCATGACGGACAACTTCCGCAAGATTCTAAGGCACGGCCTGCAACTGACGGTGTTCATCGGCCTGCCCGCGAGCGTGGGCCTGCTGATTTTGCGCGAGCCGGTCACCCGGCTGATCTATGAGCGCGGCGCGTTTGCCACGGATGATGCGATCTATGTCGCGACCATCCTGGCCGGCTACGCGGCGAGCGTGTGGGCATATTCAATGATGCACGTGCTCACCCGCGCGTTTTATGCAATGAAAGATTCGCGCACGCCGCTGCGGATCGGCTTGTCGTTGGTGGGATTCAACCTTGGGTTGAATCTTGTGCTCATCTGGCCGTTGGGCGCTGCGGGGCTGGCGTGGTCCACCGCGATCAGCGCGGCGATGCAGGTCGTACTGCTGCTATGGTGCATTCGGCGATACGTCGATCACCCCATTGATGCGAACGTCTGGCGAAGCTGGGGGCGAACCGCGTCGCTCAGCGCGATCATGGCGGCAGTGCTGCTGCCAATGTTGTGGTTGCTCGATACGTCGAGCATGACGACGGGCCCGCTGGCGTTGGCGGTGTTCGGGCTGGTGGCGATGGGCATGGGCATCATGCTCGGCGGCGCGTGGCTGCTGAAGGCCGACGAGTTGCGATGGTTGATCAAACGGCGGGCGACTTGA
- the hpnE gene encoding hydroxysqualene dehydroxylase HpnE has product MSHPSSHTTGTTSSAHGRRVIVVGGGLAGIAAGVRLAEAGVAVTLVESRKRLGGRATSFTDPDTGEVLDNCQHVLMRSCTHLIDLYQRLGVADRIRWQRALYFAGRDGHIDTLEPDDVPAPLHMLRPLWRLENLTGQEKWAIAQGMLSILQVSRKGRDRYANESFADWLKSHRQPAGAIEKFWSLIITSACNESLDRVAANYAIQVFQEGFLYEDSASEMGLSTVPLVELYDSVERRLREAAGGAGEVLTGTSADSFEYYNGKVTALRLGEGKQLEADAYIAAVPFDRLAKMTSEGMAKADARLAHLNDFESSPILGIHLFLRRPDGAPVMSLPHLSLMQSPLHWIFNKGVGRRRRDDNGLPADRVQHLHGVISAAHDWVERSADDIRDMALAELRNVIPQARDAELVHARVIKEKRATFSITPGIDSIRPKTAGAIPNFYLAGDWVQTHWPATMEGATRSGYAAADAVLEQLGLEAAGEPIETMQPGLLYRLMSG; this is encoded by the coding sequence ATGAGCCACCCTTCCTCCCATACGACCGGCACGACATCTTCCGCCCACGGCCGACGCGTGATTGTCGTCGGTGGCGGGCTCGCGGGCATCGCCGCGGGCGTCCGCCTCGCTGAGGCCGGCGTCGCCGTCACGCTTGTCGAGTCACGCAAACGCCTCGGCGGACGCGCCACCAGCTTCACCGACCCCGACACCGGCGAAGTGCTCGACAACTGCCAGCATGTCCTCATGCGAAGTTGCACACACCTGATCGACCTCTACCAGCGCCTCGGCGTCGCTGACCGCATCCGCTGGCAACGAGCCCTCTACTTCGCCGGCCGCGACGGACATATCGACACACTCGAGCCCGACGACGTGCCCGCTCCGCTGCACATGCTCCGCCCGCTCTGGCGGCTGGAAAACCTCACCGGCCAGGAGAAGTGGGCTATCGCCCAGGGCATGCTCAGCATCCTCCAGGTCAGCCGAAAGGGCCGCGACCGCTACGCGAACGAGAGCTTCGCCGACTGGCTGAAGTCGCATCGTCAGCCGGCCGGGGCGATCGAAAAATTCTGGTCCCTGATCATCACCAGCGCCTGCAACGAATCACTCGACCGCGTCGCCGCCAACTACGCCATCCAGGTCTTTCAGGAAGGCTTCCTCTATGAGGACAGCGCCTCGGAGATGGGTCTTTCCACCGTGCCGCTGGTCGAGTTGTACGACTCGGTCGAGCGTCGACTGCGCGAGGCTGCGGGCGGCGCCGGGGAAGTGCTCACCGGCACGAGCGCCGACAGTTTCGAATATTACAACGGCAAGGTGACCGCACTTCGGCTCGGCGAGGGCAAGCAGCTTGAAGCGGATGCGTACATCGCGGCAGTGCCTTTCGATCGACTGGCGAAGATGACCAGCGAAGGCATGGCAAAGGCGGACGCTCGGCTGGCGCACCTCAACGACTTTGAGTCGAGCCCGATCCTTGGCATCCACCTGTTCCTCCGTCGGCCGGACGGCGCGCCGGTGATGAGCCTGCCGCACCTGTCGCTGATGCAAAGCCCACTGCACTGGATCTTCAACAAAGGCGTCGGCCGACGGCGTCGCGATGACAACGGCCTCCCGGCCGACCGCGTGCAGCATCTGCACGGCGTGATCAGCGCAGCACACGACTGGGTCGAACGGTCGGCCGACGACATCCGCGACATGGCGCTGGCCGAATTGCGAAACGTCATCCCGCAGGCTCGCGATGCCGAGTTGGTGCATGCTCGCGTGATCAAGGAAAAGCGAGCCACCTTCTCCATCACGCCCGGTATCGACTCCATTCGGCCGAAGACCGCCGGCGCGATCCCCAACTTCTACCTCGCCGGCGACTGGGTGCAGACGCACTGGCCGGCGACGATGGAAGGCGCGACGCGCAGCGGGTACGCCGCCGCCGACGCGGTGCTTGAACAGCTCGGCCTCGAAGCCGCGGGCGAGCCGATCGAGACGATGCAGCCGGGCCTGCTCTACCGATTGATGTCTGGGTGA
- a CDS encoding HEAT repeat domain-containing protein, translating to MKCSRGVPVVLAMAIAVVLGSAGWLIPRAHAQTVDRLRPEVTTAENLSNDQRRQIDQYVSGWAEQLMDGDLRRVNEARRQLLESLRAGTPSDAFVQYYSAQVAQRVPNALEHEQSATRVNAMIVVARLRSDDAMPLVEQAMMDDNAAVRYWAVKAIQSITFADDQKTQLIERLVEHIDQEPVVAVVEQAMLALVGLDLSDARMRGLSLLNQRLDEHLEEAGRSLQAEHSAMRSVYQHLAGTGSPNEQELRQLARTAVRYQDLAAQRLRDGDVDNTVRDSYERILQLCNAALRFTADSLNASGVPSSIDPLIGRGDWAGIQRNADQWRSLLQNAPFNLSEDDIALTS from the coding sequence ATGAAATGCAGCCGAGGCGTACCCGTTGTGCTGGCGATGGCTATCGCCGTGGTGCTCGGGTCGGCTGGTTGGCTCATCCCTCGCGCCCATGCCCAGACCGTTGATCGGCTACGGCCCGAGGTGACCACCGCTGAAAACCTGAGTAATGACCAGCGTCGCCAGATTGACCAATATGTCAGCGGGTGGGCTGAGCAGTTAATGGATGGCGACCTTCGTCGAGTGAACGAGGCGCGTCGGCAACTGCTTGAATCGCTTCGTGCGGGCACGCCCTCGGACGCTTTCGTGCAATATTACAGTGCTCAGGTGGCCCAGCGCGTGCCGAACGCCCTGGAACACGAGCAGTCTGCGACCCGGGTCAACGCGATGATCGTCGTGGCCCGGCTGCGCAGCGATGACGCGATGCCGCTGGTCGAGCAGGCGATGATGGACGACAACGCTGCTGTCCGTTACTGGGCAGTCAAGGCTATCCAGTCCATCACCTTTGCAGATGACCAGAAAACCCAATTGATCGAACGGCTGGTTGAACACATCGACCAGGAACCGGTGGTGGCTGTCGTCGAGCAGGCGATGCTGGCGCTGGTCGGGCTGGACCTGAGCGATGCACGTATGCGTGGGTTGTCGTTGTTGAACCAGCGGCTGGACGAACATCTGGAGGAGGCGGGCCGTTCGCTTCAGGCCGAGCACTCCGCCATGCGCAGCGTGTACCAGCACCTTGCCGGGACAGGGTCACCCAACGAGCAGGAGCTTCGCCAACTGGCACGCACTGCGGTGCGCTATCAGGATCTCGCGGCGCAGCGGCTGAGAGATGGCGATGTTGATAATACGGTACGAGACAGCTACGAGCGCATCCTTCAGTTGTGCAACGCAGCGCTGCGATTCACCGCCGACAGCCTCAACGCCAGCGGCGTGCCTTCGTCGATCGATCCATTGATCGGCCGCGGCGACTGGGCGGGCATTCAGCGCAACGCCGACCAGTGGCGTTCGCTGCTTCAGAACGCCCCGTTCAACCTCTCTGAAGATGACATCGCGCTCACCAGCTAA
- a CDS encoding M17 family metallopeptidase, with translation MYRDIRRARRAGRSKPDAVAVFLYERADVVSAACRELDRRLDGAIADALKRREVSTARGRVSTLYPAAGADRLLICGLGKAEAFDANALRLAATRLLRAADAAGVQRLEVSAAALADDIEPDAAGAAIGDGFAIARFDFNAFKGAAHSDDSSSAKAAELNVMLDDELAEGFDRALAVGQGQRTARELAATPPNVANPAYVVDRCRKLAREVGLRCTVIDAKKAEKLGMGGISAVGRAGSTPPALIALEWPGRSRSTSRSKNKKKTSQRMPSHPVMLVGKAVTFDTGGYSLKVGGSMQGMKYDKCGGMTVIGVMEAVARLKLDLPVVGLIPAVENMIDEQAYRVDDIIKLYNGVTVEVTNTDAEGRLILADALAYGTEHYQPRAVLDLATLTGGVVVALGSYCAGLWCNDDDLNRRLETASTAAGERLWRMPLWNEHRDQMKSTHADLTNSADREAHPIQGAAFLSYFVGDKAATEMPTLPWAHIDIAGVASVKGDADKSGLYGKGPTGFGVRLLTELLREW, from the coding sequence ATGTATCGCGATATCCGACGTGCCCGCCGAGCCGGACGAAGCAAACCGGACGCCGTGGCGGTCTTTCTATATGAACGTGCCGACGTGGTGTCGGCGGCCTGCCGGGAGCTGGACCGTCGGCTCGACGGAGCGATTGCCGACGCGCTCAAACGGCGGGAGGTGAGCACCGCACGCGGCCGCGTGTCGACACTCTACCCCGCCGCCGGTGCCGACCGGCTGCTGATCTGCGGCTTGGGCAAGGCCGAGGCGTTCGACGCCAACGCGCTGCGACTCGCCGCAACGCGACTGCTGCGAGCGGCTGACGCTGCGGGCGTGCAACGGCTGGAAGTGTCCGCCGCCGCACTGGCTGACGACATCGAACCCGACGCGGCTGGCGCTGCCATCGGCGACGGCTTCGCGATTGCCCGGTTCGACTTCAACGCCTTCAAGGGCGCCGCCCACTCAGACGATAGCTCGAGCGCGAAGGCGGCCGAGCTGAATGTCATGCTCGACGACGAGCTGGCCGAGGGCTTTGATCGCGCCCTCGCTGTCGGGCAGGGCCAGCGCACCGCGCGTGAGTTGGCCGCCACACCGCCGAACGTCGCCAATCCGGCCTATGTGGTCGACCGCTGCCGCAAGCTTGCCCGCGAGGTTGGGCTGCGGTGTACGGTGATTGATGCGAAAAAGGCGGAAAAGCTGGGCATGGGCGGCATCTCGGCCGTGGGGCGGGCGGGCTCGACGCCGCCGGCGCTGATCGCCCTGGAATGGCCCGGCCGATCGCGTTCAACCAGTCGCAGCAAGAACAAGAAGAAGACGAGCCAGCGGATGCCCTCTCACCCGGTCATGCTGGTGGGCAAGGCGGTCACGTTCGACACGGGCGGCTACTCGCTGAAAGTCGGCGGCTCGATGCAGGGCATGAAGTACGACAAGTGCGGCGGCATGACCGTCATCGGCGTCATGGAAGCCGTCGCCCGCCTGAAGTTGGACCTGCCCGTCGTGGGCCTGATTCCCGCGGTCGAAAACATGATCGACGAGCAGGCCTACCGCGTCGACGACATCATCAAGCTCTACAACGGCGTCACGGTGGAAGTGACCAACACGGACGCGGAGGGTCGGCTGATCCTCGCCGACGCCCTGGCGTATGGCACGGAGCACTACCAGCCACGGGCCGTGCTCGACCTGGCGACGCTGACCGGCGGCGTGGTGGTGGCGCTGGGCTCGTACTGCGCCGGGCTGTGGTGCAATGACGACGATCTGAACCGTCGGCTCGAAACCGCCAGCACCGCCGCGGGCGAACGGCTGTGGCGGATGCCGCTGTGGAATGAGCACCGTGATCAGATGAAGAGCACGCACGCCGACCTCACCAACTCCGCCGACCGGGAGGCCCACCCGATCCAGGGAGCGGCGTTCCTCAGCTACTTCGTGGGGGACAAGGCGGCGACAGAGATGCCCACCCTGCCATGGGCCCACATCGACATTGCCGGCGTCGCCTCGGTCAAAGGCGACGCCGACAAAAGCGGGTTGTATGGCAAGGGACCGACGGGCTTCGGCGTCCGCTTGCTGACCGAGCTGCTGCGCGAGTGGTGA